Genomic segment of Niallia taxi:
AATTGCTATAGTGACCAAAACAATCGAAACAAGTCCAGATAGGACAAAAATTCTTAGCAAGTCATTAAGGCTATCAAATAGTTTACTTTCACTTACACTTATCCCTATCTTCCAGTCTGTATTAGGAATAGTTGAAAAGTAGTAGAAATATTTTTCATTATCTGCTGTATATTCAGTTTTTCCCGTCTTATTCGCTAACATATATTTAGAAGCAGTTACCAAGGATGAGTTTTTATCATCCAAGATACTTTCCTTTGTTAAACGCTTTTCATCTACACCACCGAGAAGAATCCCATCGCTCTGTACCAACATGGCTTTCCCATCGTAATCAATGTTTGCTTCCGTAATTAACTTTTGGATGCTGCTAATATCAACATCTACTGTAACGACACCCATTAAGTTACCATTTTGATTCTTAAAAGGATAAGCAGATGTAACCATCGAAACATTTGTAGATGGATCTGCATACGCCTTTGTCCAGCCCCCATTTTCTTGAGAACCAACTTTATACCACTCTGTAGACCAAATATCTAGGTCGCCTGTAGTATAGGAATCATCAACAGTAACATTTTCTCCATCCTTATAGGCATATGGTGCATACTGTTTTTTACCTTTTACTGCGTTTGGCTCAAACCAAATTCCCATCGCAAATGTTTCATTATACATAGGAATGTAATTTTGTAATAAACCATTATAATCATTATCCTTTAATAAGTCAGAATTAACTTCAACAGTTTTTGCCAAACTGTTGGCTAAACCATTTTCCTTTTCCAATATGGTAGTAATACCTTGCGCAGTTTCTTCTATTTTTGTATTCATTGCATAATCAAGTTGTCGCTTGATGATTTGTTTTGAAAAGGTATAGCCAATTGACGAAATAACAACTAACGCAATGATGATAATAGGAACAACAAATGAAATAAGTGATGCTGCAATACTTTTCTTACGATGTTTGAATTTCATATTTCCCCCTGCTTACTTTAATATAGATCACAATATGACTACTATCGTCTAGGCAGAAGGAATTATGAAGTGCATTTCATAAAAAAACGCAAATTTCGACATATGTATTTTCTTGAAGTATTACTATGGACTTAGATGCAAAAAAACTTCTTTGGGTAATTCCCTATAAAAAGAGGCTGGGACATAAGTATGTGAATCAGCGGAAAGACCGAACTATTTAATCAATTATTGATTAAATAGTTTGGTTTTTTGTTTTTAGTTTAGATACAAAAAATTAGAAATTTTAGTGAAATGGAGCGGAGGTCACTCGACTACTAAGGGAAATAGAGGAAAGGATGAGACCCCGCTTGCGAAGACGAGGAGGCTCATCTTCCTCCCCGCGGAAAGCGAGTGGGTGCAGCGCAATGAAACGAACTAACTTTAACTCAACATTCTATTTAGACACAACCTTCATTTTTCAAATTTAGTTGTACTTTTATTATTCTTGTTTAGAAAGGTTATCTGGTTATCTTTTGTTTTGGCCCAGCCTCCTCTTAATATACATTCAAATCTCTTTACAGCAAACTTTCCTCCAACATTTTCATCTGATAAAAATAGCCTTCCTTAAACATCAGCTCTTGATAAGAGCCATATTCTATTATATTGCCATGATCCATTACAATAATTGTATCCATTTTGTCTAATCCTTGTAACCGGTGACTGACTAGAATTAATGTATCTTGTTCGGCAGCTTCAAATAGATTTTGGTAAATAGTTTGTTCTGTCAGTGCATCTAGTGATGAAGTTGGTTCATCTAATAACCAGAGATGGCCATTCTTAAGGAAAGCTCTAGCAATTGCTAGACGCTGTCTTTCGCCACCAGACAGATTTGCAGCATTCTCTAATACAGGCTGATCTAATGAAAAATGCTCAAGATTCACCTTAAATAAGGCATCCTTCAGCTTATCATCAGTAAGGTCATTACCTGCTAATTGAAGATTTTCGCGGATTGTACCGTAAAAAAAATGATTTTCCTGTAATACTACCTTTGTTTTTTCCCAGATTGCTTCGTCAGCAATACTAGCTGTATCATGTGCATCCCATTTAACTGTTCCTTTTTGAACCTGTATTAACTTTAGAATGATTTGCAGCAAGGTTGACTTGCCCGAACCACTTGCACCAACAATTGCGACTTTGGATTTGGCTGGAATGCTTAATGATAGATTCGTAATGATTGTGCGCCAATCTCCTTGATAAGTAAATTGTATCTCTTTAAAGGTAAGTGCAGGTGCTTTATCTGCTAACTTATAAATAGATGACTGTGTACCGTTACTCTGAATATCAGGGTCTTCTATTACTTCATATAAACGCTGTGTAGCATCCTTACTTTCCTGCATATAAACTGGAAAGACTGCCATCGGTGCAGCAGGCTCAAAAACAGTTAAGGAAATCATGACAAGCATTGCAAGAATTACCCCTTCTAATGTCCCAGTAGTCACTAAATACGCGCCAATTGCTAACACAAACCAGCTAACTACGAAGGTAATAAACCCATTAAACGATTGGCTCGAAATTTTATTTATATTTTCAGCCTTTTGTTGAGTAATATAGGCTTCCGATTGATTTAATAAGTGGTTTTGTTTTATCTGCAATTGTTGAAACAGCTTTAAATCGCGAAATCCAAACATCATTTCTGTTATATATGTTGATAAATGACCTCTTTCATTCCTAACTCTTCCGTTAATTTTCACCTGTCTTAATGTAAAGAGAGCTGGAATAATAATGGTAGTCAATAAGAATCCGATTATTAATATGACTGCAATCTGTATGGAATAGAAGCTTGTAAAGAGAATTGTGCTTATAAAGACTAGTAATAACACAATTGGTGGGTAAAAAACTCTCAAAAAGAAATTTTGCAGGCTCTCAACATCCCCAACAACACGTGCCAGTAAATCACCACTTCGATATTTATGGAATACGTTTGGAACTAGTGGCGTTAATTTTTCAAAGAATGCTACTCGTAAATTACTTAAAATCGTAAATGTGGCTCTATGGGAATAAAGACGTTCTCCATATTTCGCCCCTGCTTTCACAAGACCAAGT
This window contains:
- the cydC gene encoding thiol reductant ABC exporter subunit CydC is translated as MRSLFKVIKLMLIEKKDIVIAIICGFIAGISSVGLFAASGYLISKSALIPPFYTLIILTSAVKLLGLVKAGAKYGERLYSHRATFTILSNLRVAFFEKLTPLVPNVFHKYRSGDLLARVVGDVESLQNFFLRVFYPPIVLLLVFISTILFTSFYSIQIAVILIIGFLLTTIIIPALFTLRQVKINGRVRNERGHLSTYITEMMFGFRDLKLFQQLQIKQNHLLNQSEAYITQQKAENINKISSQSFNGFITFVVSWFVLAIGAYLVTTGTLEGVILAMLVMISLTVFEPAAPMAVFPVYMQESKDATQRLYEVIEDPDIQSNGTQSSIYKLADKAPALTFKEIQFTYQGDWRTIITNLSLSIPAKSKVAIVGASGSGKSTLLQIILKLIQVQKGTVKWDAHDTASIADEAIWEKTKVVLQENHFFYGTIRENLQLAGNDLTDDKLKDALFKVNLEHFSLDQPVLENAANLSGGERQRLAIARAFLKNGHLWLLDEPTSSLDALTEQTIYQNLFEAAEQDTLILVSHRLQGLDKMDTIIVMDHGNIIEYGSYQELMFKEGYFYQMKMLEESLL